A genomic region of Lytechinus pictus isolate F3 Inbred chromosome 2, Lp3.0, whole genome shotgun sequence contains the following coding sequences:
- the LOC129279670 gene encoding uncharacterized protein K02A2.6-like: MASQHIGSVPKLSDGYNFDEWLELLEAWFDANEVQEDGKRRAIFQTNLGSKSYHILRALLQPSKPIDQTYTVCKNTLTSHFVPKPTEIVQRYRFYTSVQKQDESIPQFVANLRQLSEGCNFKELDNMIRDRLVVGCRDIAIQRKLLSESSLTLQHALQTATAMEVADRDVEKLKVLSKGTESPTVQKMQGRSQRKPFVSSSRKNTHQRQKQDVQQKPSQKKQERPASRCWRCGSGDHVQSACRFKDEKCYQCSQVGHTRSQCEKIKQYRSRKKSANHLNGEEGAELTENMPGGELRHLRGGMVNKMAKYSEPFQTSLSLNGIQVNLEIDTGSPWTMMSQQDFHKLGHRADVKQTNVSLKTYTESSVPIIGEAMVEVKFDASQPPKKLTLLVVEKGVALLGRDWMQAAPEGIYRFLQNRLNLQTHVSNNPETVHKIQATLQDMLVKHKQVFDCSKVGKLEGFQAKVHPQDDGDKARFYKAAPVPYAMRQKIDEAIDELQDQGVIEPVKFADYACPIVVVKKPNGKVRICGNYKLTANKVLRVERYPIPSLQDMLQDLGGGQQFSKLDLSHAYHQIELDEQARKYTTVNTHRGQYTRLPFGIATAPAIFQRAMESLLADIPMCRPYLDDIIVSGKTDEEHIANLQDVLHCLESNGLRLKREKCEFMMDSVEFLGHKLDQHGVSPLPDAKLFFPPSSGPTYEYS, from the coding sequence atggcAAGCCAACATATAGGTAGTGTGCCCAAACTGAGTGATGGGTACAATTTTGACGAATGGCTTGAACTCCTAGAAGCATGGTTTGATGCTAACGAGGTacaggaagatgggaaaagaagggCGATATTTCAGACCAATCTTGGTAGCAAGAGCTATCACATTCTCAGAGCTCTCTTGCAGCCGAGCAAACCAATAGATCAAACATACACAGTATGCAAAAACACGCTTACGTCACACTTCGTACCAAAGCCTACCGAAATTGTTCAGCGCTATAGGTTTTACACTAGTGTGCAAAAGCAAGATGAGTCCATACCGCAATTTGTGGCAAATTTGCGCCAATTAAGCGAAGGCTGTAATTTCAAAGAATTAGATAACATGATTAGGGACCGCTTAGTAGTGGGTTGTCGGGATATTGCAATTCAACGCAAGCTGTTAAGTGAGTCATCCCTAACCTTACAACATGCACTTCAGACCGCCACAGCTATGGAGGTAGCAGACAGAGATGTTGAAAAGCTCAAGGTATTGAGTAAAGGGACCGAGTCACCTACAGTTCAGAAGATGCAGGGCAGAAGCCAGCGTAAACCATTTGTGTCCTCATCGCGTAAAAATACACATCAAAGACAGAAGCAGGACGTGCAGCAAAAGCCAAGCCAAAAGAAACAGGAAAGACCTGCCTCAAGATGTTGGAGATGTGGTTCAGGTGATCATGTCCAGTCAGCATGTAGATTTAAGGATGAGAAATGCTATCAGTGTTCTCAAGTGGGTCACACCCGCAGCCAGTGTGAGAAGATCAAGCAATACAGATCTAGAAAGAAATCTGCAAACCACTTGAATGGTGAGGAAGGTGCAGAACTGACAGAAAACATGCCTGGTGGAGAACTCAGACACCTTAGGGGTGGAATGGTAAATAAGATGGCAAAGTACAGTGAACCGTTCCAGACTAGCCTAAGCCTAAATGGGATCCAAGTCAACTTAGAAATAGACACAGGAAGCCCCTGGACGATGATGTCGCAGCAGGATTTCCATAAACTGGGACATCGAGCTGATGTGAAGCAAACAAATGTTTCCTTGAAAACATACACAGAGTCATCAGTACCAATCATTGGTGAGGCAATGGTAGAAGTCAAGTTTGATGCCAGCCAACCACCAAAGAAGTTGACACTTCTTGTAGTTGAGAAAGGTGTTGCGTTACTGGGCCGAGACTGGATGCAAGCCGCACCAGAAGGAATCTACAGATTCCTACAGAATCGCCTCAACCTTCAAACACATGTTTCCAACAATCCAGAAACCGTGCATAAGATACAAGCTACCTTACAAGACATGTTAGTGAAGCACAAGCAAGTGTTTGACTGTTCAAAAGTTGGTAAACTTGAAGGCTTTCAGGCAAAGGTGCATCCTCAAGATGATGGAGATAAAGCCAGGTTCTACAAAGCTGCACCAGTCCCATATGCAATGCGCCAGAAAATTGACGAAGCCATCGATGAGCTACAGGACCAAGGCGTGATTGAGCCGGTGAAGTTTGCTGATTACGCATGTCCTATCGTAGTGGTGAAGAAACCAAATGGTAAAGTACGCATATGTGGCAACTATAAGTTGACAGCAAATAAAGTTCTAAGGGTGGAACGGTACCCAATTCCGTCGCTCCAGGATATGCTCCAGGACTTAGGTGGAGGTCAACAGTTCAGCAAGCTGGACCTTTCACATGCATACCACCAGATAGAACTTGATGAACAAGCAAGGAAGTACACCACAGTAAATACACACAGAGGACAGTACACTAGGTTACCCTTTGGTATAGCCACAGCCCCTGCGATCTTCCAAAGAGCAATGGAGTCACTCTTAGCTGACATACCAATGTGTCGCCCGTACCTAGATGATATTATAGTTAGCGGGAAGACAGATGAAGAACACATTGCCAACTTGCAAGATGTACTGCATTGCCTAGAGAGTAATGGACTTCGACTGAAAAGGGAAAAGTGTGAGTTCATGATGGACTCGGTGGAGTTCCTTGGCCACAAGCTGGATCAACATGGAGTTAGCCCACTCCCggacgcgaaattatttttcccaccgagttctggaccaacatatgaatattcatga